The Pseudodesulfovibrio senegalensis nucleotide sequence CCCGCGGTACCGTGCGGTTCACCGTCGTCGCTCATGCCGATGCGGGCCGTATCGCCGGGCGGGCCGGCAACAAAGGCCCAGCAGTTGTGGGTGGCGTCCGGGTAGCGCGCTTTTGTGCGGGCCACGAAATCCCGCGCCGATTCCATGTCCGGGGCGTGGGCCACGGTGCAGATGAAACGGGAGCGTTTGATGGTCTCGAGCACGGAATGTTCCGGTTCTGCCGGGATGTCGTAACGTCCGTTTGGCGTGTCAGGCGGTACTTCTGGCATGGACAAAAGATGTACGCGCGGCCCGGGGCGGGGTCAATGCGGCAGGTTGGCCGCGTAGGTGTTTCTGATGGACGAGAATTCCTTTGAACGGGCCACGGCGTACATGGTTTTCCAGAAGCGCTGCACCAACGCAGGGTTGTGGCGGACGAAGTTGCGGGAAAAGGCGAGGTAATAATGGTTCGAGCCGATGGGAGGCGAAAGCTTGACCACGTTGCGGAGCAGCTCCGGGTGTTCCGCCAGCACGCTTTGGCCCATGTCGTCGAGGGTAGCCACGGCTCCCACCAGCCCCTGCTGCAGTTTTTCGAAACATTCCGATTGTGTGGGGAATTCCACATGGCGGATGCCCATGCTGTCGAGGGTGTGGATGAAGGTGTACCCCGTGCCTGTGGCCACGGGCGCGCTGCCGAGGTTGCGCAATTCCATGCCGTCCCAGCTGATGCGGGATTGTTTGAGCGTGAAAAAGGAATGGGAGCGGTTGCAGAGGGCCATGGTCGTTTTCGGTTGGCCCGGGGCCTCGGAGGGAAAGGCCAGGAACCGGCTGCGGTCCCTGTTTTGGCTGACCGGGAAAATTCCGTCGGCCTGTCCGCTCCTGACCGTGTACAGACAGCGTTTCCAGGGCATGCGTTCCAGAGAGAGGGCGATGCCAAGACGTTTGGCGGTCATGGTGATCAGTTCCACGGCCAGCCCGGGGCGATTCTTTGGAACAGTGTACCCGTCCCCGCAAATGTATCCGGCATAGGGCTGGTTTTCGAAAACCAGGTGCATGCCTTTCTGTTCGCAAAGGCTGGAATGGGCTGTCAGCAGGACCATGCAGAAAAGCATGGCAGCCGCAATTCGTGAGGCCGAGTTCATGTATCACTCCGAATTCTTTGCGGAAGACAATATGCGTATACAGCCTTTGGATCAAGGGGGTAATGCAAATGAGTGTGAAAAAAATGTAAATGAATTAGAGTGTGAATAATTACAGAGAAGTAGGATTTTCGTGCAGTAGGGAGTCTGTGGCGGGTGTCAGGCTTTGGACGGCGATGAGTGTTCACGGATGGCCTTGGTCATGAAGGCGAAAAAGCTGTTGCCCTCGCCCTGAAAATGCCAGCCCAGATGCGCCTGGCAGGAGGCGCACAGGGCGATGCGCCAGACGTGGCCCGCAAACCACGTGTATTCGATGGTGGCTCGGCCCACCGGGGTTGCGCCCGGCGCCGGGCCAAAGCAGGAGACCTCGAAGACAAGGCCGTGGGGATTGAAGAATACGTGGGTGTTGCTGCCGTTCACGGCCATGCGGGAACAGGCCGGGGCAATGGTGGCCCCGCAGGCGCGGCACAGGACCATGGGCCCTTCGTGATCCGCGCTGCGTCGTTGCGGATTCGCCCGGGGGCGGCGTGGCGGGCCCGGGCGTGTTTCGTGTTGCTTTTTTGTCAGCAGGGGCACGAGGGATGATTGCGTGAAGGCGTGCATAATGGCCCCCATGATACCGCATTATGCCTGGACGGCAAGTGCGGAATCGCAGGGGCCCCAAATCGGTCATGCGCTTTTCTGCGTGACCCAGACCCCGAGGAAGATGCACCCGGCAGCCAGAAGCTGCATGGGGTTCAGGGTTTCGCCCAGAAAGAGCCACGCAAAGAACACGGCCACCACGGGCACGAGGTTGATGAACACGGAGGCCCGGCTGGCAGGGATGCGTGCGACCCCGATGTTGTACAGGCCGAACGCGCCCAGCGTGACGCAGGAGCCGAGGTACGCGGCCACGGGCAGCACGGACGCAAGGTCTGCGGCCGGAACGTGCAGCAGCGGGCCGATGCCGGGCAGAAAGAAGATCGCGCCCGCAAGGGTCTGCACCGCAGTGATGGTCCATGGGCCGAATTGTTCGCTCAGGTGCTTGATGATCAGGATGGAGCCGGATGCCGCGGCCATGGCTCCAAGTTCCAGCAGGTTGCCCAGCAGCGGGTTCGGCGCGTCGCCCGAGGGCGTGCCGGCCAGCGTGAGCCAGACCACGCCGAGCACCGAAAGCAGCAGCCCCGCATAGGCTCGGGGGCTGATTCTTTCCGCAAGGAATACGCGCGCTCCCACAGCCACCATGATGGGCAGGCATGCGGCCACGATCCCGGCCTGCGCCGAGGTGGTGTATTTGAGCGCGTAGGACTCCAGCAGGAAATAGAGGCAGGGCTGTAACGCGGCCAGAGGCAGGAACAGTTTCCACCGGTTCAGTATGACCCGGGGCTGCACGATGCGGCCGAGCACCGGGGTCAGGATCAGGCTGCCCACGGTCAGGCGCAGCCACATGATGCTCCACGGGTCCAGCACGCGCAGGGCGGCCTTCATGGCCGGGAACGAACTGCCCCAGAACAGCACGGCCCCGAGCAGGGTCATGGTGGGCAGGGATATGAGCGCGGCGGGCTGCCGGGCGGTTGCTGACTTGCTCATGCGAAATCCTTGGTTGCGAGTATCGGTGGGTTGCAACGGCTTTTTGCCATGGGGGGTGCTTCAGCGTCTTGTGCGTTATTGCCTCGGGCGCGGGTATGCGTCAGCCCCGGACGTACTGCGCGGGCGTGGCCCCTGTGAACAACTTGAATTTATGGGTGAAATGGCTCTGGTCCGCAAAGCCCGTTTCCTGCGCAGTCTCGGCAATGGACATGCCCGAAAGCAGCAGCCCCTTGGCGCGGTCCACCCGGCATTGCAGGTGAAAGCGGTGGGGCGGCAGACCCGTGGCTTTCTTGAACACGCGCAGGAAGTGGTAGCGGCTCAATCCGCTGACCGTGGCCAGCGTGTCCAGCGAAACCCTGTGGCTGAGGTTGTCGTTGAGGTACTCGCGGGCGCGCCGCACGGCTGCAGGTTCGTTGCCGGTGCGGGGCCGGTGAATGC carries:
- a CDS encoding substrate-binding periplasmic protein, with protein sequence MNSASRIAAAMLFCMVLLTAHSSLCEQKGMHLVFENQPYAGYICGDGYTVPKNRPGLAVELITMTAKRLGIALSLERMPWKRCLYTVRSGQADGIFPVSQNRDRSRFLAFPSEAPGQPKTTMALCNRSHSFFTLKQSRISWDGMELRNLGSAPVATGTGYTFIHTLDSMGIRHVEFPTQSECFEKLQQGLVGAVATLDDMGQSVLAEHPELLRNVVKLSPPIGSNHYYLAFSRNFVRHNPALVQRFWKTMYAVARSKEFSSIRNTYAANLPH
- a CDS encoding cereblon family protein, whose protein sequence is MVLCRACGATIAPACSRMAVNGSNTHVFFNPHGLVFEVSCFGPAPGATPVGRATIEYTWFAGHVWRIALCASCQAHLGWHFQGEGNSFFAFMTKAIREHSSPSKA
- a CDS encoding DMT family transporter — translated: MSKSATARQPAALISLPTMTLLGAVLFWGSSFPAMKAALRVLDPWSIMWLRLTVGSLILTPVLGRIVQPRVILNRWKLFLPLAALQPCLYFLLESYALKYTTSAQAGIVAACLPIMVAVGARVFLAERISPRAYAGLLLSVLGVVWLTLAGTPSGDAPNPLLGNLLELGAMAAASGSILIIKHLSEQFGPWTITAVQTLAGAIFFLPGIGPLLHVPAADLASVLPVAAYLGSCVTLGAFGLYNIGVARIPASRASVFINLVPVVAVFFAWLFLGETLNPMQLLAAGCIFLGVWVTQKSA